The following proteins come from a genomic window of Cervus canadensis isolate Bull #8, Minnesota chromosome 3, ASM1932006v1, whole genome shotgun sequence:
- the TFPI2 gene encoding tissue factor pathway inhibitor 2 gives MDSVRPLWLMLLSLLLVGTALGDAPQAPPGNNAEICLLPPDDGPCRARIPSYYYDRYTQSCREFMYGGCEGNANNFETLEACNEACWKIEKVPKICRLKVNKKQCGELREQYFFNLSSMTCEKFFSGGCHSNENRFPDEAACMDFCAPKRAPAFCYSPKDEGLCSANVTRYYFNPRHKACEVFTYTGCGGNNNNFVNLKDCKRTCVKALKKEKNKKMPRLLFANRRLKIKKKQF, from the exons ATGGACTCGGTTCGCCCCCTCTGGCTGATGCTTCTGTCGCTGCTCCTCGTGGGAACTGCGCTGGGAGATGCCCCGCAGGCGCCGCCAG GAAATAACGCGGagatctgcctcctgcctccggacGACGGGCCCTGCCGGGCGCGGATCCCCAGTTACTACTACGACAGGTACACGCAGAGCTGCCGCGAGTTCATGTACGGCGGCTGCGAGGGAAATGCCAACAATTTTGAAACTTTGGAGGCCTGCAACGAAGCGTGCTGGAAGATTGAGA AAGTTCCCAAAATTTGCCGGTTAAAAGTGAATAAGAAGCAGTGTGGGGAGCTCAGAGAACAGTATTTCTTCAATCTAAGTTCCATGACATGCGAAAAGTTTTTCTCTGGTGGGTGTCACAGCAATGAGAACCGGTTCCCGGATGAAGCTGCGTGTATGGACTTTTGTGCGCCAAAGAGAG cTCCAGCATTTTGCTACAGCCCAAAAGATGAGGGGCTGTGTTCTGCTAATGTCACTCGCTATTATTTTAACCCAAGACACAAAGCCTGTGAGGTCTTCACCTATACTGGCTGTGGAGGGAATAACAATAATTTTGTCAACTTGAAGGACTGCAAACGCACTTGTGTAAAAG ccttgaagaaggaaaaaaacaagaagatGCCAAGACTTCTCTTTGCCAATAGAAGACTGAAAATTAAGAAGAAGCAATTTTaa